In one Streptomyces sp. T12 genomic region, the following are encoded:
- a CDS encoding polysaccharide lyase family 1 protein, with product MRRAAAVLLAGACLLWAPGAVAAEQRGPVGWAATGPGTTGGAGGTTWTVHTRAELKEALGNHGDPGAPKVIRVVGDVSGHEAADGSLLGEQDYAPGYDLAKYMSCFGEDGAEWSDTRYDYCKQQRQLRQTGSNKEKAQIQLTVPSNTTLVGAGDDARLLGVFLTVNTGTNIVVRNLHLEAPVDHFTSWSPDDGAQGNWNARFDALTVITGKHLWIDHCTFTDGRFPDREAPLGFHGEHVQRHDGLLDIEDGSDFVTVSDSRFDDHDKALLIGSGDGRGDRDRGHLKVTFARNLFTDIVQRGPRVRFGQVHVVNNVYRGRATDTLYALGVGVESAIFSERNVFSYPRGEPSLAVAAYGGEHFHDTGSWFNGRPARLNAVAGGLGLTDDVGWHPGDVYAYRPLMSRAAVEHYVLTQAGAGRPHA from the coding sequence GTGCGTAGGGCCGCCGCCGTCCTTCTCGCCGGTGCGTGCCTGCTCTGGGCGCCCGGGGCCGTCGCCGCCGAACAGCGCGGCCCCGTCGGCTGGGCCGCCACCGGCCCCGGCACCACCGGCGGGGCGGGCGGCACCACCTGGACGGTGCACACCCGCGCCGAGCTCAAGGAGGCCCTCGGCAACCACGGCGACCCCGGTGCGCCCAAGGTGATCCGGGTCGTCGGCGACGTCAGTGGCCATGAGGCGGCCGACGGTTCGCTGCTCGGCGAGCAGGACTACGCGCCCGGATACGACCTCGCCAAGTACATGTCCTGCTTCGGTGAGGACGGGGCCGAGTGGTCCGACACCCGCTACGACTACTGCAAGCAGCAGCGTCAGCTCCGCCAGACCGGGTCGAACAAGGAGAAGGCGCAGATCCAGCTGACCGTGCCGAGCAACACCACGCTCGTCGGGGCCGGCGACGACGCCCGGCTCCTCGGGGTCTTCCTGACCGTCAACACCGGCACGAACATCGTCGTGCGGAACCTGCATCTCGAAGCCCCCGTCGACCACTTCACCAGCTGGTCGCCGGACGACGGCGCACAGGGCAACTGGAACGCCCGCTTCGACGCGCTGACCGTCATCACCGGCAAGCACCTCTGGATCGACCACTGCACCTTCACCGACGGCCGCTTCCCGGACCGCGAGGCGCCGCTCGGCTTCCACGGCGAGCACGTGCAGCGGCACGACGGGCTGCTGGACATCGAGGACGGCTCCGACTTCGTCACCGTCTCCGACAGCCGCTTCGACGACCACGACAAGGCGCTCCTCATCGGTTCGGGCGACGGACGCGGCGACCGCGACCGCGGACACCTCAAGGTGACCTTCGCGCGGAACCTGTTCACCGACATCGTGCAGCGCGGGCCCCGCGTCCGCTTCGGGCAGGTGCACGTCGTCAACAACGTGTACCGGGGGAGGGCCACGGACACCCTCTACGCGCTCGGTGTCGGGGTGGAGTCCGCGATCTTCTCGGAGCGCAATGTCTTCAGCTACCCGCGGGGTGAGCCGTCCCTCGCCGTCGCCGCCTACGGAGGCGAGCACTTCCACGACACCGGCTCCTGGTTCAACGGCCGCCCGGCCCGGCTGAACGCGGTGGCCGGCGGCCTCGGGCTCACCGACGACGTCGGCTGGCACCCGGGCGACGTGTACGCGTACCGGCCGCTGATGTCCCGGGCGGCGGTCGAGCACTACGTCCTGACCCAGGCCGGCGCGGGGAGGCCGCATGCCTGA
- a CDS encoding pectinesterase family protein translates to MRRRTLLAAGMGLVAAGATPALAAGPRRVLHVRPGDSVQAAVDAVDGPGWTIVVHPGTYREVVDVPADKAELTLRGASCDPRDAVIVYNNANGTQKPDGSGTYGTAGSATFTSAAPGLTVRDLTLANDWLRADHPDITGTQAVAAYTYGDRTHFENVRLLAHQDTLFVETSALTAFDRQYFHRCYIEGDVDFVFGRATAVFEECHFHTLQRDVDFTPKGMVFAPSTARANPRGILAVRSRITSGAQDAAYKLARPWVPTYETTAWPSLVVRDTRIGPGIDPVAPYTNMREQYPWQTMRFREYRNSGPGAVISIPENRPQLTAAEAEAHTKRTYLGDWRPGA, encoded by the coding sequence ATGCGCAGGCGCACTCTTCTCGCGGCCGGAATGGGCCTGGTCGCCGCCGGGGCCACCCCTGCCCTCGCCGCCGGGCCCCGCCGTGTCCTGCACGTGCGCCCCGGCGACTCCGTCCAGGCGGCCGTGGACGCGGTGGACGGGCCCGGCTGGACGATCGTCGTGCACCCGGGGACGTACCGCGAGGTCGTCGATGTGCCGGCCGACAAGGCGGAGTTGACCCTGCGCGGTGCCTCCTGCGACCCGCGCGACGCCGTCATCGTCTACAACAACGCGAACGGCACGCAGAAGCCCGACGGCTCGGGAACGTACGGCACCGCGGGCTCCGCCACCTTCACCTCGGCCGCCCCCGGCCTCACCGTCCGCGACCTGACCCTCGCCAACGACTGGCTGCGCGCCGACCACCCCGACATCACCGGCACCCAGGCGGTGGCGGCGTACACGTACGGCGACCGCACCCACTTCGAGAACGTCCGGCTGCTGGCCCACCAGGACACGCTGTTCGTCGAGACGAGCGCGCTGACCGCCTTCGACCGGCAGTATTTCCACCGTTGCTACATCGAGGGCGACGTCGATTTCGTCTTCGGCCGGGCGACCGCCGTCTTCGAGGAGTGCCACTTCCACACGCTGCAGCGGGACGTCGACTTCACCCCCAAGGGCATGGTCTTCGCCCCGTCCACCGCCCGCGCCAACCCCCGCGGCATCCTCGCCGTCCGCTCCCGCATCACCTCCGGTGCCCAGGACGCGGCGTACAAGCTGGCCCGGCCGTGGGTGCCGACGTACGAGACGACCGCCTGGCCGTCCCTCGTCGTGCGGGACACCCGGATCGGGCCCGGCATCGATCCCGTCGCGCCCTACACCAACATGCGGGAGCAGTATCCCTGGCAGACCATGCGGTTCCGGGAGTACCGCAACTCCGGGCCGGGCGCTGTCATCTCGATTCCGGAGAACCGGCCTCAACTGACCGCGGCGGAAGCCGAGGCGCACACCAAGCGGACGTATCTCGGCGACTGGCGGCCCGGTGCGTAG
- a CDS encoding dienelactone hydrolase family protein gives MPDAMGRRTFVTGAAAVALAAGTGNAEAADLVGGNLPDFHQALKAELNFPLAWGTSPIRDFRAWRRAARAKVEEHLLVDRQDGTPYAPQFTAGPQGDGYTRELVTLSLSRHERVRAALLTPQGPGPFPAVLLLHDHGARFDIGKEKLVRPWYDDTRLASAQAWADRYFSGRFVGDELARRGYVVLCADALGWGDRGPLAYAEQQALASNLYHLGSSLAGLMAREDARAAEFLADLDRVDARRVAAVGFSMGAYRAWQTAALTDAVTATAAVCWMTGLKEMMVPGNNTLRGQSSYYMLHPGLPRFLDFPDVASIAAPRPMLFFDGGLDPLFPADGVRVAYDKLRAVWRSRHAEERLHLKTWPDLGHVFVDRMQDEVFAWLDTVLCT, from the coding sequence ATGCCTGACGCGATGGGACGCCGGACGTTCGTGACCGGAGCCGCCGCCGTGGCCCTCGCGGCGGGAACCGGGAATGCCGAGGCGGCCGACCTCGTCGGCGGTAACCTCCCCGACTTCCACCAGGCCCTCAAGGCCGAGCTGAACTTCCCGCTCGCCTGGGGCACCTCACCGATCCGCGACTTCCGGGCCTGGCGGCGCGCCGCCCGCGCCAAGGTCGAGGAGCACCTCCTCGTCGACCGCCAGGACGGCACGCCGTACGCACCGCAGTTCACCGCAGGCCCTCAAGGCGACGGATACACAAGGGAGTTGGTCACCCTCTCCCTCAGTCGCCACGAACGCGTCCGCGCTGCCCTCCTCACCCCGCAGGGACCCGGGCCCTTCCCCGCCGTCCTCCTGCTCCACGACCACGGGGCCAGGTTCGACATCGGCAAGGAGAAGCTCGTCCGGCCCTGGTACGACGACACCCGGCTCGCCTCCGCGCAGGCCTGGGCGGACCGGTACTTCAGCGGGCGGTTCGTCGGCGACGAGCTCGCCCGGCGCGGCTATGTCGTCCTGTGCGCGGACGCCCTCGGCTGGGGCGACCGCGGGCCCCTCGCCTACGCCGAGCAGCAGGCCCTGGCCTCCAACCTCTACCACCTCGGCTCCTCACTCGCCGGACTCATGGCCCGCGAAGACGCCCGAGCCGCCGAATTCCTGGCGGACCTCGACCGGGTGGACGCACGCCGGGTCGCGGCCGTCGGGTTCTCGATGGGCGCCTACCGCGCCTGGCAGACCGCCGCGCTGACCGACGCGGTCACGGCCACCGCCGCCGTCTGCTGGATGACCGGCCTGAAGGAAATGATGGTGCCCGGCAACAACACCCTGCGCGGGCAGTCCTCGTACTACATGCTCCACCCCGGGCTTCCCCGGTTCCTCGACTTCCCCGACGTGGCGAGCATCGCCGCACCCAGGCCGATGCTCTTCTTCGACGGCGGGCTCGACCCGCTGTTCCCCGCCGACGGCGTCCGCGTGGCGTACGACAAGCTGCGCGCCGTCTGGCGCTCCCGCCACGCCGAGGAGCGGTTGCACCTGAAGACCTGGCCCGACCTCGGCCATGTCTTCGTCGACCGCATGCAGGACGAGGTCTTCGCATGGCTCGACACCGTCCTGTGCACGTGA
- a CDS encoding pectinesterase family protein, which yields MPSPHRQLPLSRRGFLLASAGAGTALALASVPARAVGARPHPFGRYGSPAARLTAQTLYVDASGQGDFTSVRAAVTATTGSGWTLVIAPGTYRETVAVDVTRTEMTWLGAGDDPRDVVIVYDNAAGTPKPGGGTYGTTGSATTTVQAAGFTARHITFANDWLRADHPEISGTQAVAIKVQGDRSAFHHCRFLGHQDTLYADSMALAVFARQYFSHCYVEGDVDFVFGRATAVYEHCHFRTLNRTDLTSAPYGFVFAPSTAGANPLGYLVTRSRVTSEAPDASYKLARPWVPSSDTTARPSLVVRDTHLGAGIDAVAPYTNMSDAFPWQSQRFAEYRNTGPGSVITVPENRPQLTDEQAESATRAAYLGDWQPWKEAC from the coding sequence ATGCCCTCGCCCCACCGCCAACTCCCCCTGTCCAGACGGGGGTTCCTGCTGGCGAGCGCCGGAGCCGGCACCGCCCTCGCGCTCGCGTCGGTCCCCGCCCGAGCCGTCGGCGCCCGACCGCACCCCTTCGGCCGGTACGGTTCACCGGCCGCCCGCCTGACCGCACAGACCCTGTACGTCGACGCGTCCGGCCAGGGCGACTTCACCTCCGTCCGAGCCGCCGTGACCGCCACGACCGGCAGCGGCTGGACGCTGGTCATCGCCCCGGGGACGTACCGGGAGACCGTCGCCGTCGACGTGACCCGCACGGAGATGACCTGGCTCGGCGCCGGCGACGACCCGCGTGACGTCGTCATCGTCTACGACAACGCCGCCGGTACCCCCAAGCCGGGCGGCGGAACCTACGGCACCACCGGATCCGCCACCACCACCGTGCAGGCCGCGGGATTCACGGCCCGCCACATCACCTTCGCCAACGACTGGCTGCGCGCCGATCACCCCGAGATCTCCGGCACCCAGGCGGTCGCCATCAAGGTGCAGGGCGACCGGTCCGCGTTCCACCACTGCCGGTTCCTCGGCCACCAGGACACCCTGTACGCCGACTCGATGGCCCTGGCCGTCTTCGCCCGCCAGTACTTCTCGCACTGCTATGTCGAGGGCGACGTCGACTTCGTCTTCGGGCGGGCCACCGCGGTGTACGAGCACTGCCACTTCCGGACCCTGAACCGGACCGACCTGACGTCGGCTCCGTACGGCTTCGTCTTCGCGCCCTCGACGGCGGGCGCCAACCCGCTCGGGTACCTGGTGACCAGGAGCCGTGTCACCAGCGAGGCCCCGGACGCCTCCTACAAGCTGGCCCGCCCCTGGGTGCCCAGCTCCGACACCACCGCCCGCCCGTCCCTCGTCGTCCGGGACACCCACCTCGGGGCCGGCATCGACGCGGTCGCGCCCTACACCAACATGTCCGACGCCTTCCCCTGGCAGAGCCAGCGCTTCGCCGAGTACCGCAACACCGGCCCCGGCTCAGTCATCACCGTCCCCGAGAACCGGCCCCAACTCACCGACGAACAGGCCGAGTCGGCGACCCGCGCGGCCTACCTCGGCGACTGGCAGCCGTGGAAGGAGGCGTGCTGA